A stretch of Lactuca sativa cultivar Salinas chromosome 6, Lsat_Salinas_v11, whole genome shotgun sequence DNA encodes these proteins:
- the LOC111900412 gene encoding protein IQ-DOMAIN 22 — protein MGKASKFFKSLFSFKASDTTHHQPPSRPDLNKQPKRRWSFIKSNKDQLHHHFSDTDTFNPPLSRPRDTPLHHQSYYQTAGDDEKTRTTSHAIAVDADTTASADAAVFSAHAAAEVVRMTTRATARYGLRGEWAALKIQTYFRGYLARKALRALKALVKLQALVRGHILRKQAAVDFRRLQALLRVQARARAGRFPITDSPHSSAKGPPTPEKFEHVVRTRTKHDQPSILKNNVYKSYSDERILEMDTVKHHLLPPRRRSLFHSQSQSLTNSQGSTIHPSGFGFGFSPSESCEVNSITTPFEEEVSFCIPQNSPTICSKVNGSMKVGPFTPAKSDSSRSCLSGYSDHPNYMAYTESSRAKVRSVSAPRQRPQIEVSNTMKRYSVYGYVAGPGLGPGPQHSSNLRDSFVSKAYPGSGRLDRLGMPVGGLGIRESEFSGSYWNY, from the exons ATGGGTAAGGCATCCAAATTCTTCAAATCTCTTTTCAGTTTCAAAGCCTCCGACACCACCCACCACCAACCACCCTCTCGTCCAGACCTCAATAAACAACCCAAACGACGCTGGAGCTTCATTAAATCAAACAAAGATCAACTCCACCACCATTTCTCCGACACCGACACTTTCAACCCACCACTCTCCCGTCCACGCGACACCCCACTTCACCATCAATCTTACTACCAAACAGCCGGAGACGACGAAAAAACACGTACAACCAGTCATGCCATAGCCGTTGATGCCGACACAACAGCATCAGCTGACGCCGCCGTATTTTCAGCCCATGCCGCGGCGGAGGTGGTACGGATGACAACCAGAGCCACCGCCCGTTACGGCCTTCGCGGCGAATGGGCCGCTCTTAAAATCCAGACTTACTTCCGAGGTTACCTG GCAAGGAAAGCTTTAAGAGCATTGAAAGCGTTAGTGAAGCTTCAGGCACTTGTGAGAGGTCATATCCTAAGGAAGCAAGCGGCGGTTGATTTCCGGCGGTTGCAAGCTCTGCTACGAGTCCAGGCACGGGCTCGTGCAGGGCGGTTTCCGATCACCGATTCACCTCACTCCTCCGCCAAG GGTCCTCCCACTCCTGAAAAATTTGAGCATGTCGTTCGAACGAGAACAAAACACGATCAACCATCGATACTAAAG AATAATGTTTACAAATCTTACTCCGACGAAAGAATCCTTGAAATGGACACCGTGAAACACCACCTTCTGCCACCTAGACGCCGGAGCCTCTTccacagtcaaagtcaaagtctgaCAAATTCTCAAGGGTCAACAATCCACCCATCcggtttcggtttcggtttcaGCCCGAGTGAATCTTGTGAAGTAAATTCCATAACTACCCCTTTCGAGGAAGAAGTTTCTTTCTGTATTCCCCAAAATAGCCCTACAATTTGTTCAAAGGTCAACGGGTCAATGAAGGTGGGCCCGTTTACACCGGCTAAAAGTGATAGTTCAAGGAGCTGTCTTAGTGGCTACTCGGACCACCCGAACTACATGGCATACACGGAGTCATCACGGGCTAAGGTTCGGTCGGTGAGTGCACCAAGACAAAGGCCTCAGATTGAGGTTTCTAATACCATGAAGAGGTATTCAGTGTATGGATATGTTGCGGGCCCAGGTTTGGGCCCGGGCCCGCAACACAGTTCAAATTTGAGGGATAGTTTTGTGAGCAAAGCATATCCGGGTTCGGGTCGGCTTGATCGGCTTGGGATGCCGGTTGGGGGATTAGGTATTCGTGAGAGTGAGTTTAGTGGTAGTTATTGGAACTATTAA
- the LOC111900411 gene encoding RHOMBOID-like protein 2 — MGNRDLESRGSWKNRGAPPPPPPHSNYYTSSSPYYAESSEKQWTSWLVPMIVVANVAMFIVIMIVNDCPKNHNSSLEGNCVARFLGRLSFQPLKENPLFGPSSSTLEKLGALEWKKVVNENEAWRLVSCIWLHAGVIHLLANMLSLVFIGIRLEQQFGFARVGVIYLLSGIGGSILSTLFIKNNISVGASGALFGLLGAMLSELLTNWTIYANKAAALITLVIIILINLAVGILPHVDNFAHIGGFLTGFLLGFVLLIRPQFAWQERRHLPVEARGKSKYTLFQYAFWFLSMLLLIAGFAVGLVMLLKGENGNDHCSWCHYLSCVPTSRWHCNNQ, encoded by the exons ATGGGTAACAGAGATCTAGAGAGCAGAGGAAGCTGGAAGAACAGAGgtgcaccaccaccaccgccgccgcaCTCCAATTATTACACATCGTCTTCTCCTTACTACGCCGAATCATCGGAGAAGCAATGGACTTCTTGGCTTGTTCCTATGATTGTTGTTGCGAATGTGGCTATGTTTATCGTCATCATGATTGTTAATGATTGTCCTAAGAACCACAATTCGAGTCTCGAGGGGAACTGCGTTGCTAGGTTTTTAGGCAGACTCTCTTTTCAGCCTCTTAAAGAAAATCCCCTTTTTGGGCCTTCTTCTTCTAC ATTGGAAAAATTGGGAGCTCTTGAATGGAAAAAAGTAGTGAATGAGAATGAAGCATGGAGACTAGTGTCATGTATCTGGTTGCATGCAGGAGTTATTCATCTACTTGCAAACATGTTAAGTTTGGTTTTCATTGGGATTCGACTTGAACAACAATTTGGCTTTG CACGTGTAGGAGTAATCTACTTGTTATCTGGAATTGGTGGAAGCATACTTTCTACACTTTTTATAAAAAACAACATTTCTGTTGGAGCTTCTGGAGCTCTCTTTGGTCTTCTTGGAGCTATGTTATCTGAACTTCTTACTAACTGGACTATTTATGCCAACAAG GCTGCAGCTTTGATCACACTTGTGATCATCATCTTGATCAATTTAGCTGTTGGAATTCTTCCCCATGTTGACAATTTTGCCCATATTGGTGGTTTTTTAACCGGTTTTCTCCTTGGTTTTGTACTACTCATTCGTCCTCAATTTGCTTGGCAAGAACGTAGACATCTTCCTGTTGAGGCTCGTGGAAAATCCAAATATACCCTTTTCCAATACGCTTTCTGGTTTCTTTCCATGCTCTTATTGATCGCAGG GTTTGCTGTTGGATTGGTGATGCTTTTGAAAGGAGAGAATGGGAACGATCATTGCAGCTGGTGTCATTACTTGAGCTGTGTGCCTACGTCCAGATGGCACTGCAACAACCAATGA